AATATAAGTTTAAAAAAAATAAAAAAATATTTAAACATAGTAAAAATAAAACATGAAATTGAAAAATTAAAAAATAAATATCACACTATAATAGGTGAAGAAGGAGTTTTATTATCTGGAGGACAAAAACAAAGAATAGCAATTGCTCGTGCTTTAATTTTAAAACCTGAAATATTAATTCTAGATGATGCTTTATCTGCAATAGATGGAAAAACAACTAAATCAATTCTAAAAAATATTTTTAAATGGAAAAATAAAAATACTACAATAATAATGAGTTCACATAAACTTTCCATATTAAAAAAATCAGATGAAATTATAATAATAAAAAATGGGAAAATTATTAATCAAGGAAACCACGTTTCGCTTTTAAGAACAAAAAATTGGTATAGTAATTCATTAAAAAATTAATCTTATAAGTGGAACATTATTAAATAAAAGGAAATTTAAAATGAATAATTTTATAAAATATTGGCCCACTCTTAAAAGACTTACAAAATACGCGCAACCTTTTAAAAAACTACTATATTTTGGAATTTTTTTACTTTTATCTGCTGCTTTATCTGAAGTTTTAGGACCAATATTAATTAGTAATTTTATAAAAAATATATTAGAAACACATGAATTTTCAAAAAAAATTGTATTGTCTAATACAATTAGTTTTATTATATTACAAATAACTTCAGTAATTTTATATTATTCTCAAAACATTATATTTAGTAAAATATCTATAAAAATAATTCAAAATTTAAGATATGATGTTATGAAATCAACATTAAGATTTCCTATAGAAATTTATGATAGCGAACCAATAGGTCATATGATTTCTAAAATAATTAACGATACTGAATCTGTAAGAGAGCTTTACGATACTATTTTAGGATCTATCGTTAATAGTTCAGTATTAGTATTTATTGTTTTAATTGCAATGTTTATTTTATCATGGAAAATGGCATTAATTTCAATAACTTTAATTCCAATAGTAATACTTATTATATTTACTTATCAAAACTATAGTATTCCAATATTAAAAAAAATAAGATATTTTTTATCTAAAATATATAATGAATTTAATGAAATTGTAAATGGAATTGAAGTAATACAACAATTTCGTCAAGAAAAAAATTTTAAAAAAAAAATTATTAATACTAGTTATCAACATTATAAATATAAAATGAAAGCATTAAAATTAGAAGGATTTTTATTAAGACCTTTACTAAATTTTTTATCATCTATAATACTTTGCGGAATTATGTTTTTATGTATTATATCTGATATTAATACATTTAAAGTAGGAGTTTTATACGCTTTTATAAGTTATTTATCTCGATTAAATGAACCATTAATTTCTGTTTCTAGCCAACAACCTCTTTTACAAAAAGCAATAGTTGCAGGAGAAAGAATATTTAAACTTATGGATACTCCAAAACAAAAATATGGATTAATCAAAAAAACATTTAAAACAGGAAATATATATATAAAAAATATGTATTTTAAATATAAAAGAAATTCTTATAACACTCTTTCTAATATTAATTTAAATATAAAAGAAAATAAATTTA
The window above is part of the Buchnera aphidicola (Periphyllus testudinaceus) genome. Proteins encoded here:
- a CDS encoding SmdB family multidrug efflux ABC transporter permease/ATP-binding protein, giving the protein MNNFIKYWPTLKRLTKYAQPFKKLLYFGIFLLLSAALSEVLGPILISNFIKNILETHEFSKKIVLSNTISFIILQITSVILYYSQNIIFSKISIKIIQNLRYDVMKSTLRFPIEIYDSEPIGHMISKIINDTESVRELYDTILGSIVNSSVLVFIVLIAMFILSWKMALISITLIPIVILIIFTYQNYSIPILKKIRYFLSKIYNEFNEIVNGIEVIQQFRQEKNFKKKIINTSYQHYKYKMKALKLEGFLLRPLLNFLSSIILCGIMFLCIISDINTFKVGVLYAFISYLSRLNEPLISVSSQQPLLQKAIVAGERIFKLMDTPKQKYGLIKKTFKTGNIYIKNMYFKYKRNSYNTLSNINLNIKENKFIAFVGKTGSGKSTFANLLMGYYKPKSGSIYLDNKKIETLSHNSLRNSVALIQQEPVILPDTILKNITLGKKIPQKKIKKILKLVYLDSLISSLKEGIYTLLSEKGNNISVGQKQLISIARALIKNPKILILDEATANIDLYTEKLIQKSLLKIKNHTTLVMIAHRLETIKNADKIIVLDKGKIIEKGTHKNLIKMKKKYFQMYTHQKTNVNY